A genomic window from Gossypium hirsutum isolate 1008001.06 chromosome D10, Gossypium_hirsutum_v2.1, whole genome shotgun sequence includes:
- the LOC107916266 gene encoding G-type lectin S-receptor-like serine/threonine-protein kinase SD2-5: protein MFMYGNIRSYSLLILILLITAVIAGSIFDAFFYLLLCGLLGLVVLGAFFFLRSRNRFQEVEEDHLDNMLGMPTRFSYEELKNITKNFSNKLGEGGFGSVSQGTLPSGSQVAVKHLFGIGPVNKSFVAEVQTIGSIHHFNLVSLVGFCAEKFNRLLVYEYMANGSLDRWIFNKNQDLSLDWQVRKKIILDIAKGLTYLHEDCNRKIIHLDIKPQNILLDENFNAKVSDFGLSKLIEKDQSQVVTSMRGTPGYMAPEWLSLVITEKVDVYSFGIIVLEVLCGRRNIDGSQQEEDRHLLKLFGRKQEEGQLLDLVDKCSDDMQLNAVEVVEMMKVAAWCLQTDYARRPSMSAVVKVFEGSVDVVIDMDEDFLNEITPEVGECFATTVLPSMLSGPR, encoded by the coding sequence ATGTTCATGTATGGGAATATCCGTAGCTACTCGCTACTGATTTTGATTCTACTGATCACAGCAGTTATTGCGGGCTCAATTTTTGATGCTTTTTTTTACCTACTTCTATGCGGTTTACTTGGTCTAGTTGTTTTAGGGGCTTTCTTTTTTCTAAGATCTAGAAATCGGTTCCAAGAAGTTGAGGAAGATCATCTCGACAACATGTTAGGAATGCCAACGAGGTTTTCTTATGAAGAGTTGAAGAACATCACCAAGAATTTTAGCAACAAGCTTGGTGAAGGCGGATTTGGGTCTGTTTCTCAAGGAACACTGCCTTCGGGTTCTCAAGTTGCAGTGAAACATCTTTTTGGCATTGGTCCAGTTAACAAGTCCTTCGTAGCTGAAGTTCAGACGATTGGAAGCATCCACCATTTCAATCTGGTAAGTTTGGTTGGATTTTGTGCTGAAAAATTCAATAGGCTTTTAGTTTACGAGTACATGGCTAATGGATCATTAGACCGATGGATCTTTAATAAAAATCAGGATCTTTCACTTGATTGGCAAGTTAGAAAGAAGATCATTTTAGATATAGCCAAAGGACTTACTTATCTTCATGAAGACTGCAACCGAAAGATAATTCACTTAGATATCAAACCTCAAAATATCCTTTTAGATGAGAATTTTAATGCTAAAGTTTCGGATTTTGGATTATCTAAGCTAATTGAAAAAGATCAAAGTCAAGTTGTTACAAGTATGAGGGGAACCCCAGGTTATATGGCTCCTGAATGGTTAAGCTTAGTCATAACTGAGAAAGTAGATGTCTATAGCTTTGGTATTATAGTCCTAGAAGTTCTGTGCGGGCGGCGAAACATCGATGGATCTCAACAAGAAGAAGATAGGCATTTATTGAAACTTTTTGGAAGAAAGCAAGAGGAAGGACAACTCTTGGATTTAGTTGATAAGTGCAGCGATGATATGCAGTTGAACGCCGTTGAAGTCGTAGAGATGATGAAGGTTGCTGCGTGGTGCTTACAAACTGATTATGCCAGGAGGCCTTCCATGTCCGCAGTTGTGAAGGTTTTTGAGGGTTCAGTTGATGTTGTAATTGATATGGATGAAGATTTCCTAAATGAAATAACACCAGAAGTTGGGGAGTGTTTTGCTACAACAGTTTTACCTTCCATGTTATCTGGGCCAAGGTGA